ATTGAAGACAGCTTCCAGGTTGAAACCTACGCCAAAATGAGCATCTCGGTCGAACGCGGCGCGGGTGCCTGGGTATGGACGAGCGAGGGCGAAAAGTTCTTGGACCTGTACGGCGGCCACGCGGTTTGTGCGACCGGGCATTCGCATCCGCACGTTGTAAAAGCGATCCAAGAGCAGGCAGAAAAGGTTCTGTTTTATTCGAATTTGGTTTATTCGGGGATTCGGGCGAAGGCCGCCGAAAAACTCGTTTCCGTCGCTCCGGCTTCCCTCACAAAAGCCTTTTTCTGCAACTCAGGTACCGAGGCCAACGAAAACGCCATGCGAATGGCCCGAATGGCAACCGGCCGTGAGAAAGTGATCACGTTTACCGGCGGTTTTCACGGCAGAACGGCAGACTCGATCTCGGCGACTTTTCTCGGCAAATACCGCGAGATCGGCAGGCCGAATGTTCCCGGTCATGTATCTGCGGTTTTCGGCGATATCGCAAGCGTAAAAGCGGTTGCTGATGAGCAGACAGCGGCGATCATGCTCGAGCCGATCCAGTCGATGGCTGGCGTTACGGAGGCCGATCCAGGCTTTTTCCGCGAGTTGCGTACGCTATGCGACGAACTCGGCATCATTCTTATTTTCGACGAGGTTCAAACAGGCATCGGCCGCACAGGAAACTGGTTTTTTGGCGGCAGCGAACTCGCCGACGGAGTCGAACCCGACATCATAACGCTTGCCAAATCGCTCGGCAGCGGCGTTCCGGTTGGAGCATGTCTCGTCAACGATCGCGTTTCGGAAAACATCAAGCTAAACGATCTCGGCACAACCTTCGGCGGCGGAATGCTCGCGATGGCTGCGGTTGTTGCGACGCTTGAGGCGATCGAATTAGGCGACATGATCAAGAATGCTAAGAACGTCGAGCATCATCTCCGCGATTCGCTGAGCGGCGATTCGGGTGTTGTGGCGATCCACGGAAAGGGCTGTTTGCTAGGCATCGAATTCGACGGGCCGTGCTCGCCGGTTCACAAGAAACTCTTGGCTGAAAACATTATTACCGGCACATCCAGCAATCCAAATGTCCTCCGCCTGCTGCCGCCGATGTGCGTCAGCGTTGACGAAATAAATTTGATGGTCGAGGTGCTTTCGAATTGAAGAACTACTTAATTACATCTGATTTCTCGACCGCTCAACTAAACGGATTGATCGAGGCTGCCCTAAAGATCAAAAGCGGCGAAGTAAAAGACAAACCGCTCGATGGCAAATCGATAGCCCTTGTATTTTTCAACCCTTCGCTGCGAACGCGAGCTTCGATGCAGGTTGGGATCTATGAGCTTGGCGGCAATGCCGTGATTTTAGAACCTGGCGGCACTTCGTGGACGCTTGAACACCGCGATGGCGTCGTGATGGACGGCAATAAAACAGAGCACCTGGCGGAGTTTGTCCGCGTGCTCGAACGCTACGTTTCGGCCATCGGCGTACGCACATTCGCTGAACTAAAGGATTGGGAAACCGAACGGACCGATCCGATCCTCAACGCATTCGCCAAGTATGCGACCGTTCCCATCATCAATCTCGAATCCGCGATGCATCATCCGTGTCAGTCGATGGCGGATATGATGACGATCCGCGAACACGCTGGGTCGCAGAAGAAAAAAGTGCTGCTTACGTGGGCGTGGCATCCGAAGCCGCTCCCGATGGCCGTGCCGAATAGCTTCGCACTGGCGTCCGCACAATTTGGCCATGATCTGCGCATTGCTCATCCGAAAGGGTACGAACTCGACGAAGAATTGATCGCCGAGATCGAACAGCAAGCGGCCGCGAATGGCGGAAGTGTCGAATTTACGAACGATGATCAGACAGCTTTCGACGACATCGAGGTGGTTTACGCCAAAAGCTGGGGCGGTAAGCATTTTTATGGCGGCACTGACAAGGATATCGAATTTCGCGCGGGCCTGAGAAACGATTGGATCGTTGACGAGGGGAAAATGGCCCGGACGAAAAACGCCCTATTCATGCACTGCCTGCCCGTTCGGCGAAATGTGATCGTGACGGATGGCGTGATCGATTCGGCAAATTCGGTGGTGATCGACGAGGCTGAGAACCGGCTTCATATTCAGAAGGCGATCATGAGTGAGTTGATAAGGTAGCTGTCGATTCTGGTTGCGAGAGAAACGCGTGGACGCTTTCGGCAGCATTTCTGCCGTCAGCAATAGCCCAGACGATCAGCGATTGGCCACGTTCGCAATCGCCGGCGGCGAACACGTTGCTAAGGCTTGTTTGCTTGTTTTCGTCTACGACGACGATGTTGTTTTGATCGGTTTCGACTCCGAGATCGTGGAAAAAGGACGAATCCTCGCCGCCCGTAAAGCCCATTGCGAGGAAAGCGGCATCAACCGGCCAGAATTTTTCCGTTCCAATAATTTCGACTAGTTTACCGCTATCCCAGCGAACGGCGACGGTTTCGAGACCATTGAGATTTCCCGTATCATCGCCGGTAAATCGTTTGGTCAAAACAGAATATTCCCGCGGATCGCCGCCAAAAACCGCTTCTGCTTCATTCTGTCCATAATCGACCTGAAATGTCCGAACGGTGCTCAACCAGCCATCGTGCGTCGCCGTTCGATCAGCCGGACGCGGCATTATTTCGAACTGAACAAGGCTTTTACAGCCCTGCCTGAGCGACGTTCCAACGCAATCAGTTCCCGTGTCGCCGCCGCCAATGACGATGACGTCTTTGCCTTTGACGTCGATCGGGGAGATCGCTCCATCCGCCATCAGCGTCTTTGTCGAATGCGTGAGGAAATTCATCGCGAAATGGATCCCGTCGAGTTCCCTGCCCTCGATGTTTAGATCGCGGGGTTTCGGAGCACCGCAGCAGAGGACGATGGCGTCGAAATCTTGTTTTAATTCGTCGGTAGAAATATCCTGCCCAACGCTGACGTTAGTGCGAAACTCGATGCCTTCCGCCGCGAGCAGATCGATACGTCTTTGGACGATCGATTTTTCGAGCTTCATGTTCGGAATCCCGTACATCAGCAGGCCGCCGATAAGGTCTTCGCGTTCGAAGACGGTGACGGAGTGGCCGTGTTTGTTGAGTTCGTCGGCACACGCGAGGCCGGCGGGGCCGGAACCGATGACGGCGACGCGATTTCCTGTTCTGTTGACCGGCGGACGCGGGACGATCCAGCCTTCCTCAAATGCCCGGTCAACGATCGAGGCCTCGATCTCCTTGATCATCACGGGATCTTCGTTTATGCCCAGAACGCACGACGATTCGCACGGTGCGGGGCACACGCGGCCGGTGAATTCGGGGAAATTATTGGTCAGGGCAAGCCGCTCGTACGCCTCTCGCCATCTGCCGCTAAACACCAGGTCGTTCCATTCCGGGATCAGATTGTGAAGCGGACAGCCGATCGTCGCACCGTTCATCATCGTGCCGGTGTGGCAGAACGGAATGCCGCAATTCATGCATCTCGCACCCTGTTTTTGCAGCTCGCTGTCCGGCAGATGATCGTGAAATTCGGACCAGTTTCCGATTCGCGAACGTGCGTCGCCGAGGATAGGCAGCGTGCGGGAATATTCCATAAAACCGGTAATTTTCCCCATTACGCCGTCACCTCCTCAAACGCGGCTAGTTCAGCGTCCTCTTTCGACAAACCATCTGCAATCAAGCGTTTTTGAGCATCGAGAACCACGCGGTAATCGGTCGGAATAACACGCACGAACTTCGAAAACGCTATTGTCCCAATCAAGCAATATCGCAGTCGCGAGTGGGCTGCGCGTCAGCTCGATGTGGCGGAAGACCTGGTCTTTTACAAACTCGATCCCGTCCGCATCCTCGATCGCAGTCAGCTCGACCATCTGGTTGTTGCAGAGCTCTGGAAACTCGCCGAATTCGTCAAAAACATACGCAATACCGCCCGACATTCCAGCCGCAAAATTCTTTCCCGTCTGACCGAGAATGACAACGGTTCCACCTGTCATATATTCGCAGGCGTGGTCGCCAACGCCCTCGATCACGAGATCTACACCGCTGTTTCGCACCGCAAAACGCTCGCCGCTGACACCGGAAATGTACGCCGAACCGCTCGTCGCACCGTAAAATGCAGTGTTGCCGATGATGATGTTGTCCTCAGGAGCGAAGGTCACGGCTTTCGACGGAAACACAACGATCTTTCCGCCCGACAAGCCTTTGCCGATGTAATCGTTAGAATCGCCCTCAAGCGTCAACGTCATCCCATGCGGTACAAAAGCGCCGAAACTCTGTCCGGCTGAGCCTGTGAAATACAGTCTGATCGTGTCATCGGGCAAGCCTTTGGCTCCAAACTTTCGCGAGATATGGCTGCCGACGATCGTTCCGACT
This sequence is a window from Acidobacteriota bacterium. Protein-coding genes within it:
- a CDS encoding glutamate synthase subunit beta translates to MGKITGFMEYSRTLPILGDARSRIGNWSEFHDHLPDSELQKQGARCMNCGIPFCHTGTMMNGATIGCPLHNLIPEWNDLVFSGRWREAYERLALTNNFPEFTGRVCPAPCESSCVLGINEDPVMIKEIEASIVDRAFEEGWIVPRPPVNRTGNRVAVIGSGPAGLACADELNKHGHSVTVFEREDLIGGLLMYGIPNMKLEKSIVQRRIDLLAAEGIEFRTNVSVGQDISTDELKQDFDAIVLCCGAPKPRDLNIEGRELDGIHFAMNFLTHSTKTLMADGAISPIDVKGKDVIVIGGGDTGTDCVGTSLRQGCKSLVQFEIMPRPADRTATHDGWLSTVRTFQVDYGQNEAEAVFGGDPREYSVLTKRFTGDDTGNLNGLETVAVRWDSGKLVEIIGTEKFWPVDAAFLAMGFTGGEDSSFFHDLGVETDQNNIVVVDENKQTSLSNVFAAGDCERGQSLIVWAIADGRNAAESVHAFLSQPESTATLSTHS
- a CDS encoding aminotransferase class III-fold pyridoxal phosphate-dependent enzyme, with the protein product MNFEEIKNIEDSFQVETYAKMSISVERGAGAWVWTSEGEKFLDLYGGHAVCATGHSHPHVVKAIQEQAEKVLFYSNLVYSGIRAKAAEKLVSVAPASLTKAFFCNSGTEANENAMRMARMATGREKVITFTGGFHGRTADSISATFLGKYREIGRPNVPGHVSAVFGDIASVKAVADEQTAAIMLEPIQSMAGVTEADPGFFRELRTLCDELGIILIFDEVQTGIGRTGNWFFGGSELADGVEPDIITLAKSLGSGVPVGACLVNDRVSENIKLNDLGTTFGGGMLAMAAVVATLEAIELGDMIKNAKNVEHHLRDSLSGDSGVVAIHGKGCLLGIEFDGPCSPVHKKLLAENIITGTSSNPNVLRLLPPMCVSVDEINLMVEVLSN
- a CDS encoding N-acetylornithine carbamoyltransferase, yielding MKNYLITSDFSTAQLNGLIEAALKIKSGEVKDKPLDGKSIALVFFNPSLRTRASMQVGIYELGGNAVILEPGGTSWTLEHRDGVVMDGNKTEHLAEFVRVLERYVSAIGVRTFAELKDWETERTDPILNAFAKYATVPIINLESAMHHPCQSMADMMTIREHAGSQKKKVLLTWAWHPKPLPMAVPNSFALASAQFGHDLRIAHPKGYELDEELIAEIEQQAAANGGSVEFTNDDQTAFDDIEVVYAKSWGGKHFYGGTDKDIEFRAGLRNDWIVDEGKMARTKNALFMHCLPVRRNVIVTDGVIDSANSVVIDEAENRLHIQKAIMSELIR